One genomic region from Pempheris klunzingeri isolate RE-2024b chromosome 4, fPemKlu1.hap1, whole genome shotgun sequence encodes:
- the LOC139200289 gene encoding protein sel-1 homolog 3, translating to MKTLCEPWISIHLKYICVFCLTVQSVCGSDKVTFLNPPAEPLSDHLLEILYSCDEPATVQLDCMIFFDTGITSTLMLRQWSCLPGDPKVRTLKLNLPDWLVYQADGIVPDSQWVLSCILLVSVRYSGFDDTEKFVAAQDVATLQPKPFFDRPVKQHQLSIAWSTRMLQLTQPFSKKRCPLEQEMVHLLSSIYASTGESFGITKTLAPYSNRFLEYQRVKAISFPWCMFSIWIFVTRHCQNNMCGVIHHIDSQNNYITPTLLLTNSGKLHTQMNGENEESSAFLSPFKVPLREWCQISLMLHGRTVTVSMVCLDKEQRTIYSSEHMLKHVVVLDDTEGYFVIGGGKYINGVEGYYGPLVYHRNKISPHNMSEVVIPDVLRTVNLTGWLQTCQAFRLDMNQKIRGYFFKAKQGTESETCHDAFHEWMVKDRLLPSKSQCELWEATVPHRRQAAKLAKFLTYKRGERRVSLPAVGRALYSLSLHKLGREGSTGILSRILPLLLQAGCLADYRALHMSSVLFSTGLGVEKQPSKAWLLALLAAQKDDRLALLRLGYLHHQGLHGVPTDPDLAYAYYANIAKQTTVDRHNPTPQQTFVEAIYLNNDEVLNLQTSENHHIFQWLKLQARRGAAEAEQAIARMLFWGQQGVSPNIQKAVRHYERGAVQWEDPVSMYDYGIVLLQGHGVEKDIPKAVTFLKKSMDQGFVPAINALAWYYEQLERDYKQAVQLWEKADLLKCPEAAFNLGVMYSQGLYPGRAADQFMAYQYYLKSAERGHIMGAIHLADIWTTGLPGQVNRRPSDAVLWVKWAAEHNGHLGSILRKALDSYLKSDMFTSLLYYMMAAECGYAAAQFNVAYQCEQNTLGFLDPAITSDCMQSYYNLTTQSQNPDTYALIRMGDLLYEGWGDKQGDLLSAAEMYTQAALRNDPQGWYNLGLLSEEGFRLPLSVLTELGLSELYLADNGSLLSALYKRCRDTGHTDSYLPCSLAIFNVYLHSFQRDYSVVIKFSTAVAVVAAPTIFLIILSVFRRPVLSPS from the exons atgaaaacactgtgtgAACCATGGATTTCCATACACCTCAaatacatctgtgtgttttgtctcactGTGCAG AGTGTCTGCGGTTCAGACAAAGTGACGTTCCTGAATCCTCCAGCGGAGCCTCTGTCAGACCATCTTTTGGAAATACTTTACTCTTGTGATGAACCTGCTACCGTACAGCTGGACTGTATGATATTTTTTGACACTGGCATCACGTCCACACTCATGCTAAGACAGTGGAGCTGCCTCCCCGGTGACCCTAAAGTGAGGACTCTGAAGCTGAACCTGCCAGATTGGTTGGTGTATCAAGCTGATGGGATTGTTCCAGACTCCCAGTGGGTGCTGAGTTGTATCCTGCTGGTGTCAGTCAGATACAGTGGATTTGATGACACCGAGAAGTTTGTCGCAGCTCAGGATGTTGCAACTTTGCAGCCAAAGCCTTTTTTTGATCGACCTGTAAAACAGCATCAACTCTCCATTGCCTGGAGCACAAGAATGCTGCAATTAACTCAACCGTTCTCAAAGAAACGATGCCCTTTGGAGCAAG AAATGGTGCATTTGCTGTCTTCAATATATGCTTCAACTGGTGAAAGCTTTGGCATCACAAAGACACTGGCCCCTTACAGCAACAGGTTTCTGGAGTATCAGCGTGTTAAAGCCATCTCTTTTCCATG GTGTATGTTCTCCATTTGGATATTTGTGACCAGACACTGTCAGAACAACATGTGTGGCGTGATCCACCATATAGACTCCCAGAATAACTATATCACACCAACACTGCTCCTCACAAACTCAG GCAAGCTACATACCCAGATGAACGGAGAGAACGAGGAGTCCTCTGCATTTCTTTCTCCATTCAAGGTGCCTTTGAGAGAGTGGTGCCAAATAAGTTTGATGTTGCACGGCAGAACG GTGACTGTCTCCATGGTGTGCCTGGATAAGGAACAGAGAACAATTTATTCAAGTGAACATAT GTTGAAGCATGTTGTCGTGCTCGATGACACAGAGGGATATTTTGTGATTGGTGGTGGCAAATACATAAACGGGGTGGAAGGTTATTATGGACCATTGGTTTACCACCGCAACAAAATAAGCCCTCACAACATG tcTGAAGTTGTTATTCCAGATGTTCTCAGGACTGTGAACCTGACCGGATGGCTGCAGACCTGTCAGGCGTTTCGTCTTGACATGAATCAGAAAATCAGAGGCTATTTCTTCAAGGCCAAACAGGGGACAGAGTCTG agacCTGTCATGATGCTTTCCATGAGTGGATGGTAAAGGACAGACTACTACCATCAAAGTCACAATGTGAGCTGTGGGAGGCAACTGTTCCTCATAGAAGACAAGCTGCAAAACTGGCAAAGTTTTTGACTTATAAACGTG GAGAAAGAAGAGTCAGCCTGCCAGCCGTGGGCAGAGCACTGTACTCCTTATCGCTTCATAAGCTGGGCAGAGAAGGCAGCACTGGAATACTCAGCAGAATATTACCGCTGCTGCTCCAAGCTGGATGCTTAGCTGATTACCGAGCTCTGCACATGTCGTCGGTGCTTTTCAGCACTGGCCTGGGAGTCGAGAAACAGCCCAGTAAG GCTTGGCTCCTTGCCCTGCTGGCAGCCCAGAAGGATGATCGATTAGCACTTCTGCGTCTTGGGTACCTGCACCACCAGGGCCTTCATGGCGTCCCCACAGACCCAGACCTGGCCTATGCTTATTATGCAAACATTGCTAAACAGACAACTGTAGACCGACACAATCCCACACCACAGCAG ACATTTGTTGAGGCTATTTACCTAAACAATGATGAGGTGTTGAATCTTCAGACCTCAGAAAACCATCATATCTTCCAATGGCTGAAACTGCAGGCACGCAGGGGAGCAGCTGAAGCCGAG CAAGCGATTGCCCGCATGTTGTTCTGGGGTCAGCAGGGAGTGTCTCCAAACATCCAGAAGGCTGTGAGACACTATGAAAGGGGAGCTGTCCAGTGGGAGGACCCAGTGTCGATGTATGACTATGGCATAGTCCTACTGCAG GGGCATGGAGTTGAAAAGGACATTCCAAAAGCTGTCACTTTCCTGAAGAAATCAATGGACCAG GGTTTTGTTCCTGCAATCAACGCCCTGGCCTGGTACTATGAGCAGTTAGAGCGTGACTACAAGCAGGCAGTGCAGCTGTGGGAGAAGGCTGATCTCCTCAAGTGTCCAGAGGCTGCTTTCAATCTTGGTGTCATGTACTCACAGGGTCTGTATCCAGGAAGAGCTGCCGACCAG TTTATGGCCTATCAGTACTATCTGAAGTCTGCAGAGAGAGGTCACATCATGGGAGCGATTCACCTCGCTGACATCTGGACCACAGGGTTACCCGGCCAAGTGAACAGACGTCCATCAGATGCTGTTTT GTGGGTAAAGTGGGCAGCTGAGCACAACGGACACTTAGGCAGCATCTTGCGGAAAGCCCTGGATTCATATCTCAAGAGTGACAT GTTCACCTCGCTGTTATATTACATGATGGCTGCTGAGTGCGGGTACGCAGCTGCCCAATTCAATGTGGCATATCAATGCGAACAAAACACA TTAGGTTTTCTGGATCCTGCTATTACATCAGACTGCATGCAGAGCTATTACAACCTTACAACCCAAAGCCAAAATCCTGACACTTACG cCTTGATTAGGATGGGTGACCTGTTGTATGAGGGGTGGGGTGACAAGCAGGGAGACTTGCTTTCTGCAGCAGAGATGTACACGCAGGCAGCACTGAGAAACGACCCACAG GGATGGTACAACCTTGGCCTCCTATCTGAAGAGGGTTTCAGGCTGCCGCTGTCAGTACTGACTGAACTTGGCCTTTCAGAGCTGTACCTGGCAGACAACGGTTCGCTTCTAAGCGCTCTGTACAAAAG ATGCAGAGACACAGGACATACAGATTCATACTTGCCCTGCAGCCTTGCCATCTTCAATGTGTATCTTCATTCATTCCAAAGGGACTATAGTGTTGTTATTAAG TTCTCCACTGCTGTTGCCGTGGTTGCAGCTCCAACAATATTCTTAATCATCCTCAGTGTATTTAGGAGACCCGTCCTGTCTCCCAGCTAG